A genomic segment from Modestobacter roseus encodes:
- a CDS encoding L-dopachrome tautomerase-related protein, with the protein MTANTADLQTDRTLGELEVVHQFTDGPMPTGVSVSHTGRVFVNFPKWGDDVPATVAEIRDGQVVAFPDQAWNDPSGDDDRGAFVSVQSIVVDPADRLWVLDTGSPLFQPTQVGGPKLVCVDLATDTVVQTIVFPREVALETTYLNDVRFDLRRGEAGIAYITDSADSGENAIIVVDLASGEVWRRLRDHPSTKAQVPPELLLMVEGRPFLEQPEPDAQPQPVAMGADGIAISADGARLWYCPLASRHWYSVATDALVDRAQDDAAVAATVVDEGDKGCAGDGLETDDAGNLYATAGEQNAIVRRRPDGTMETVVHDPRLLWPDTMSVATDGHLYVTANQLHRQSRYSGGTDLRRFPYVLFRTPIGAGPVLLRR; encoded by the coding sequence ATGACGGCGAACACCGCGGACCTGCAGACCGACCGGACGCTGGGCGAGCTCGAGGTGGTGCACCAGTTCACCGACGGGCCGATGCCGACCGGCGTCTCCGTGTCGCACACCGGCCGGGTGTTCGTGAACTTCCCGAAGTGGGGCGACGACGTGCCGGCCACCGTGGCCGAGATCCGTGACGGGCAGGTCGTGGCCTTCCCCGACCAGGCGTGGAACGACCCGTCCGGCGACGACGACCGCGGGGCCTTCGTCAGCGTGCAGAGCATCGTCGTCGACCCCGCCGACCGGCTGTGGGTGCTCGACACCGGCTCACCGCTGTTCCAGCCCACCCAGGTCGGCGGGCCCAAGCTGGTCTGCGTCGACCTCGCCACCGACACCGTCGTGCAGACCATCGTCTTCCCGCGCGAGGTCGCGCTGGAGACCACCTACCTCAACGACGTCCGGTTCGACCTGCGTCGCGGCGAGGCCGGCATCGCCTACATCACCGACTCGGCCGACTCCGGGGAGAACGCGATCATCGTGGTCGACCTGGCCAGTGGCGAGGTCTGGCGGCGGCTGCGCGACCACCCCTCGACCAAGGCGCAGGTGCCCCCGGAGCTGCTCCTCATGGTCGAGGGCCGGCCGTTCCTGGAGCAGCCCGAGCCCGACGCCCAGCCCCAGCCGGTTGCGATGGGCGCCGACGGCATCGCCATCTCCGCCGACGGCGCCCGGCTCTGGTACTGCCCGCTGGCGTCGCGGCACTGGTACAGCGTCGCCACCGACGCGCTGGTCGACCGCGCGCAGGACGACGCGGCGGTCGCCGCCACCGTCGTCGACGAGGGCGACAAGGGCTGCGCCGGCGACGGCCTGGAGACCGATGACGCCGGCAATCTCTACGCCACCGCCGGCGAGCAGAACGCGATCGTGCGCCGCCGGCCTGACGGGACGATGGAGACCGTCGTGCACGACCCGCGGCTGCTGTGGCCCGACACCATGTCCGTCGCCACCGACGGCCACCTCTACGTCACCGCCAACCAGCTGCACCGCCAGTCCCGTTACAGCGGCGGTACCGACCTGCGCCGCTTCCCCTACGTCCTGTTCCGCACGCCGATCGGCGCCGGCCCCGTGCTGCTCCGCCGGTGA